A genomic region of Oscillatoria sp. FACHB-1406 contains the following coding sequences:
- a CDS encoding YggT family protein, with amino-acid sequence MIANEASVLLINTLIQFLALYQLVLIVRILLTWFQTMEWANQIASFLSPITDPFLNLFRSFIPPLGGLDLSPMLAFFAIYILQQVLTQVGSAALSY; translated from the coding sequence ATGATTGCAAACGAGGCTTCTGTGTTACTAATCAATACCTTAATTCAATTTCTAGCGCTCTACCAGTTAGTCTTAATCGTGCGAATTTTACTAACTTGGTTTCAAACGATGGAATGGGCGAATCAAATTGCTTCTTTCCTCAGCCCGATTACCGATCCGTTCCTCAATCTCTTCCGCTCCTTTATTCCGCCACTGGGAGGTCTTGATTTATCGCCCATGCTCGCTTTCTTTGCAATTTATATCCTTCAACAAGTGCTAACTCAAGTGGGAAGTGCCGCACTAAGTTATTAA
- a CDS encoding phosphoglucomutase/phosphomannomutase family protein, producing MGIAANQIKFGTDGWRGVIAADFTFERLTMLATLAAEVLAQNYGDVENNRLILIGYDRRFMAEDFARAAAEAVQAAGYDVKLASGYSPTPALSWAAKAQKALGALVITASHNPAKYLGLKVKGAFGGSVAPEITQQIEALIPQGQRVAETPGTLEEFDPWESYCEGLRACVRVEPIREAIVAGKLKLWVDVMHGAAASGLSRLLGTQVEELNCDRDPLFGGGAPEPLPKYIPELLAVVKAAAERGEGEMRVGLVFDGDCDRIAAVDGQGNFLSSQILIPILIDHLSRARGMTGEVVKTVSGSDLIPKLAELYELPLYQTPIGYKYVGDRMMAVPALLGGEESGGIGYGHHIPERDALLSALYVLEAVVESGRDLGEFYAQLQEKAGFFSDYDRIDLPLAGMDVRQRLLERLQSEPLVEIAGQSVVDCLTVDGYKFRLTDGSWLLIRFSGTEPVLRLYCEAANLERVREILEWARDWANSV from the coding sequence ATGGGAATTGCCGCGAATCAAATTAAATTTGGGACTGATGGGTGGCGGGGAGTAATTGCCGCCGATTTTACCTTTGAACGATTGACCATGTTAGCGACGCTAGCCGCAGAAGTGCTAGCCCAAAATTATGGCGATGTGGAGAATAATCGCTTAATTTTAATCGGTTACGATCGTCGCTTCATGGCTGAAGATTTTGCGCGGGCGGCAGCCGAAGCCGTGCAAGCGGCGGGTTACGATGTTAAGTTGGCTTCCGGTTATTCTCCTACGCCTGCCTTGAGTTGGGCGGCAAAAGCCCAAAAAGCGCTCGGTGCTTTAGTCATCACTGCCAGTCACAACCCGGCAAAATATTTGGGACTGAAGGTGAAAGGCGCATTTGGCGGTTCGGTGGCCCCCGAAATTACCCAGCAAATCGAAGCGCTGATTCCGCAAGGGCAGCGGGTAGCCGAAACGCCGGGGACGCTCGAAGAATTCGATCCTTGGGAGAGTTACTGCGAGGGATTGCGCGCTTGCGTGCGCGTGGAGCCGATTCGGGAGGCCATCGTTGCCGGAAAACTCAAGCTTTGGGTGGATGTGATGCACGGGGCGGCGGCGAGCGGCTTATCGCGCTTGTTAGGAACCCAAGTTGAGGAGTTAAACTGCGATCGGGATCCGCTGTTTGGTGGTGGCGCGCCGGAACCTTTACCTAAGTATATCCCGGAGCTTCTCGCGGTTGTTAAAGCCGCAGCAGAGCGGGGCGAGGGAGAAATGCGCGTTGGCTTGGTTTTTGATGGCGATTGCGATCGCATCGCAGCGGTAGACGGGCAAGGCAATTTCCTCAGTTCCCAAATCCTCATCCCGATCTTAATCGACCATCTCTCCCGCGCGCGAGGGATGACGGGAGAAGTTGTGAAAACCGTCAGCGGTTCCGACTTAATTCCTAAGTTGGCAGAGTTATACGAACTGCCCCTCTATCAAACGCCGATTGGTTATAAATATGTGGGCGATCGCATGATGGCTGTCCCTGCCCTCCTCGGCGGCGAAGAGTCCGGCGGTATCGGCTACGGACATCATATTCCCGAACGCGATGCCCTCCTTTCTGCCCTCTACGTTCTCGAAGCGGTGGTCGAGTCCGGTCGAGATTTAGGGGAATTTTATGCCCAGTTACAGGAGAAAGCGGGGTTTTTCTCGGATTACGATCGCATCGACCTGCCTTTAGCGGGAATGGACGTGCGACAGCGCTTGCTGGAGCGGTTGCAAAGCGAACCTCTGGTTGAAATTGCCGGACAGTCGGTGGTGGATTGTTTAACCGTCGATGGTTACAAATTCCGCCTCACCGATGGTAGCTGGCTATTGATTCGCTTCAGTGGCACCGAACCCGTTTTGCGCTTATACTGCGAGGCGGCAAATTTGGAGCGAGTCCGAGAAATTCTAGAATGGGCGCGGGATTGGGCAAATTCTGTTTAA
- a CDS encoding pentapeptide repeat-containing protein: MNFKLFLLIFWLATLSFALPTRAANPQDVERLLQKNECPKCDLTEAQLGRANLSGANLNGADLSGANLSGANLNGADLSDAKLVGGQLTFANLDRANLQRADFGLRQQEDKKIIANLDSARLQSANLSGANLRGASLESADLTAADLRNTNLSKANLQQATLAETNLSLAVLSGANLQQATMNLAKLPGANLSGANLREAVLEVANLDGATLSGADLTEAKLVDTNFAGANLSGANLTRARLQGAGFYTANLSGANLTEAMVKNGGFNRANLTGANLTGANLTNGKFAIANLTRANLTGALLPFAYLHSAILTESTLNGAALSEANLRAANLNGVSAIGVNLENANLIEAQLVRANLLYSNLTGCDLRASNLGEANLTAVNLSEVNLEGAFLAGVNLTQANIAQTNFKGAIGIDTYRLRSQQKRVARDKE, translated from the coding sequence ATGAATTTCAAATTATTTTTATTAATATTCTGGCTAGCAACGCTAAGTTTCGCGCTGCCAACTCGTGCGGCTAACCCCCAAGATGTCGAACGCCTCCTCCAGAAAAACGAGTGTCCCAAGTGCGATTTAACAGAGGCGCAGCTAGGGCGGGCGAATTTGAGCGGGGCGAATTTGAATGGGGCAGATTTGAGCGGGGCGAACTTGAGTGGGGCGAACTTGAATGGGGCAGATTTGAGCGATGCTAAGTTGGTGGGGGGACAATTAACTTTTGCAAATCTCGATCGCGCAAACTTGCAACGAGCCGATTTCGGGTTGCGCCAACAGGAAGATAAAAAGATTATTGCCAATCTCGATAGTGCCAGATTGCAGAGCGCAAATTTGTCGGGAGCCAATTTACGAGGAGCGAGTCTCGAAAGTGCGGATTTAACGGCCGCAGATTTAAGAAATACAAATTTGAGTAAGGCGAATTTACAGCAAGCGACGCTAGCGGAGACAAATTTATCCCTAGCCGTGCTATCGGGAGCGAATTTGCAGCAAGCTACGATGAACTTAGCCAAATTGCCGGGAGCGAATTTGAGCGGCGCTAATCTCCGGGAGGCAGTGTTGGAAGTTGCGAATTTAGACGGTGCGACTTTGAGCGGTGCGGATTTAACGGAAGCGAAGTTAGTCGATACGAATTTTGCGGGAGCGAATCTGTCAGGAGCGAATTTAACGCGGGCGAGGCTGCAAGGAGCGGGGTTTTATACGGCGAATTTGAGCGGGGCGAACTTAACCGAGGCGATGGTGAAAAATGGCGGTTTTAATCGAGCGAATTTAACTGGGGCGAATTTAACCGGGGCAAATTTAACGAATGGGAAGTTTGCGATCGCGAATTTAACCCGGGCGAATCTGACGGGCGCGCTCCTGCCCTTTGCCTACCTGCACAGCGCCATCTTGACAGAGAGTACCCTTAATGGAGCCGCACTCTCAGAAGCTAACTTGCGCGCCGCAAATCTTAATGGGGTCAGCGCAATTGGTGTAAACTTAGAAAACGCCAATCTGATTGAGGCACAACTGGTTAGAGCGAACTTGTTGTACAGTAATTTAACAGGTTGTGACTTGAGAGCGAGTAATTTAGGAGAAGCCAACCTGACGGCGGTTAATCTCAGTGAAGTAAATTTAGAGGGTGCTTTTTTGGCTGGAGTCAACTTGACTCAGGCAAATATCGCTCAAACGAATTTTAAGGGCGCGATCGGGATCGATACTTATCGCTTAAGATCGCAGCAAAAAAGAGTAGCAAGAGATAAAGAGTAA
- a CDS encoding S41 family peptidase, with protein sequence MSIQRKTRIGYIKLSLALCSFLSPPVSAQSFPPATLAREGSGPIRLVGQGDWSSLEIPIQYDNPAVVLLDRGATLVRRDGSYTAPKSGQIFGKLTSDVLTSPFTYSLDLPPVPTGQYYDVDNNGKPDPGVQIWAVTLANNAILTPDEPYLSPVEQLTQLSVPIDSLLVTPPTGKDSLAETCGGTLLVYAAEAGQGFPSGFGADGKLFTADDPIAALPQGYTVVRLKREGFQFDRSREAIVFLRERPEDGTTDFSQLSYTASFDALIDLLKKRYAYTELRGIDWDAWRKQYRPQIAAAEKQRDATAYFTILDEIAQAMRDTHVQVLGAAEVIAPRLQAQLADFNGSFGIEAVELADGRVLVQRVMPGSAADRAGIEPLSEIIATNGIAIRDRIAQLTQTSFAATPETRRLDAVTRALRFPARTPVALRYRTPTGTLQEKTLTAVWLPLPEPLDLARIYPTSRTLARGGKQYGYLRWTSFRDSSEEIARFRYSLNRFKQAGVSGLILDLRENEGGSVALLMSLLSFFWSENKPLLLDRTISERADIATGTFIPYSSFEIPANLPIFSPTPDSYYGGKVAILVSDKCVSACEFFADWMQRYGRGVAIGAHSTSGAGGSVAWVPLPDDTIFTYTYTRELDRQGQPYIEGRGVQPEVRVPITEEYARAILEGKDPLLEAAIDYLQGSASPE encoded by the coding sequence ATGAGCATCCAACGAAAAACTCGAATCGGATACATAAAACTCAGTTTGGCGCTCTGCTCGTTCCTTTCTCCCCCAGTCTCCGCCCAATCCTTCCCACCCGCAACGCTAGCACGCGAAGGGAGCGGCCCGATCCGCTTAGTCGGGCAGGGCGATTGGAGCAGCCTAGAAATCCCAATTCAGTACGACAATCCAGCCGTCGTACTCCTCGATCGCGGTGCAACCTTAGTCCGGCGCGATGGCAGCTATACCGCCCCAAAATCGGGACAAATTTTTGGGAAATTAACCTCCGATGTTTTGACTTCCCCCTTCACCTACTCTCTCGATTTACCGCCCGTTCCCACCGGCCAATACTACGATGTCGATAACAACGGCAAACCCGATCCCGGCGTACAAATTTGGGCGGTGACGCTCGCCAATAACGCCATCCTCACCCCCGACGAACCCTACCTTTCCCCCGTCGAACAATTAACCCAACTCTCCGTTCCCATCGATTCTCTGCTCGTAACACCGCCAACCGGCAAAGATAGCCTCGCTGAAACCTGCGGTGGGACGCTCTTAGTTTACGCAGCAGAAGCAGGACAGGGCTTTCCGTCAGGATTTGGGGCGGACGGGAAGTTATTTACCGCAGACGATCCGATCGCAGCCCTACCTCAAGGCTATACCGTCGTGCGCTTAAAGCGAGAAGGCTTTCAATTCGATCGCTCCCGAGAGGCAATTGTCTTTTTAAGGGAGCGCCCGGAAGATGGGACAACGGATTTCTCCCAACTCAGCTATACAGCTTCCTTCGATGCGCTGATCGACTTGCTGAAAAAGCGCTACGCTTATACCGAGTTGCGCGGCATCGATTGGGACGCTTGGCGCAAGCAGTACCGCCCCCAAATAGCCGCCGCCGAAAAACAGCGGGATGCTACCGCTTATTTTACCATTCTCGACGAAATCGCGCAGGCAATGCGAGATACTCACGTTCAGGTCTTAGGTGCTGCTGAAGTGATTGCACCCCGATTGCAAGCTCAATTAGCCGATTTTAACGGCTCATTCGGCATCGAAGCGGTCGAACTCGCCGACGGGCGGGTGCTGGTACAGCGGGTTATGCCCGGAAGTGCTGCCGATCGCGCTGGAATTGAACCCCTCAGCGAAATTATCGCTACGAATGGCATCGCGATCCGCGATCGCATCGCCCAACTCACTCAAACCTCTTTCGCCGCCACCCCAGAAACCCGCCGCTTAGATGCCGTAACGCGCGCGCTCCGCTTTCCAGCCCGCACCCCAGTTGCCCTACGCTACCGCACCCCAACCGGAACCCTCCAAGAAAAAACCCTAACCGCCGTCTGGCTTCCCTTACCCGAACCGCTAGACTTAGCTCGCATCTATCCCACCTCGCGCACGCTAGCGCGAGGGGGTAAGCAATATGGATACCTGCGCTGGACGAGCTTTCGCGATAGCAGCGAAGAAATCGCGCGCTTCAGATATTCCCTCAATCGATTCAAGCAAGCAGGCGTTTCCGGTTTGATTCTCGATTTGCGGGAAAATGAGGGCGGCAGCGTAGCGCTGTTAATGTCGCTGCTATCTTTCTTTTGGAGCGAGAACAAGCCCTTATTGCTCGATCGCACGATTAGCGAACGAGCCGATATCGCGACTGGCACCTTTATTCCCTACTCTTCTTTTGAAATTCCCGCTAATTTACCCATATTTTCCCCCACGCCGGATTCCTACTACGGCGGAAAAGTTGCCATCTTAGTAAGCGATAAATGCGTCAGTGCCTGCGAATTTTTTGCCGATTGGATGCAGCGCTACGGGCGAGGTGTCGCGATTGGCGCGCATTCCACCAGCGGAGCGGGCGGTTCTGTGGCTTGGGTTCCCCTCCCAGACGATACGATCTTTACCTACACTTATACTCGCGAACTCGATCGCCAGGGCCAGCCTTATATCGAAGGGCGAGGAGTGCAGCCCGAAGTGCGCGTGCCGATAACAGAGGAGTACGCGCGCGCGATCCTCGAGGGGAAGGATCCGCTCCTAGAAGCTGCGATCGACTACTTACAAGGGTCTGCGAGTCCGGAGTAG
- the rdgB gene encoding RdgB/HAM1 family non-canonical purine NTP pyrophosphatase has protein sequence MRTLIVASSNPGKVREMEAYLSQFDWKWGLMPPGLEIEETGTTFAENACLKASVVAKATGEWAIADDSGLAVDALDGAPGIYSARYAATDSERIARVLSELGNTDRRSAQFVCAIAIARPDGSIALQTEGICPGEILREPQGTEGFGYDPIFYVPELQMTFAQMPAEVKHEISHRARAFAVLLSQQSVLD, from the coding sequence ATGAGAACGTTAATTGTTGCAAGTAGCAATCCCGGTAAAGTGCGCGAAATGGAGGCTTATTTAAGTCAGTTCGACTGGAAATGGGGCTTGATGCCGCCGGGATTGGAAATCGAGGAAACAGGAACGACCTTTGCCGAAAATGCTTGCTTGAAAGCGAGTGTTGTTGCGAAAGCGACGGGAGAATGGGCGATCGCGGACGATTCGGGCTTAGCGGTGGACGCGCTCGACGGCGCGCCCGGAATTTATTCCGCTCGCTATGCGGCAACCGATAGCGAGCGCATCGCCCGAGTTTTGTCCGAATTAGGAAACACCGATCGCCGCAGCGCCCAATTCGTGTGCGCGATCGCGATCGCCCGCCCCGACGGCTCAATTGCCCTCCAAACTGAAGGCATCTGCCCGGGAGAAATACTCCGGGAACCCCAAGGAACAGAAGGATTTGGCTACGATCCAATCTTTTACGTTCCGGAGTTGCAGATGACCTTTGCACAAATGCCCGCAGAAGTCAAGCACGAAATCAGTCACCGCGCTAGAGCTTTTGCTGTTTTACTCTCTCAACAGTCAGTCCTCGATTAA
- a CDS encoding PfkB family carbohydrate kinase, producing MNYPRVLCMGEMLFDRIADQPGLPLEEVESWTNYPGGAPANVACALAKLGTAAGFIGCIGRDEWGESLVRLLEEIGVDAVGVQRHPTAPTRIVYVLRDDAGECSFAGFDLYETTEFADAYLSASQLPLAWIQAADFLVLGALELAYPQTRAAIARALEVAEASNTAIFIDVNRRDRFWPNQCQSFQLTQQLVERANFLKCTDEEAMWLFNTTDAGIIAKCLDRVRGVLVTGGDRGCSYWFRGGEGELPGFNVTIEDATGAGDGFSAGILHQLCQRGLDCLDNPKILREIVRYASAVGAMTVMKPGAIDAQPSAVEVTQFLADWSETTSGSAQPVFLKTNR from the coding sequence GTGAACTATCCCCGCGTGCTGTGTATGGGCGAGATGTTATTCGATCGCATAGCCGACCAACCCGGACTGCCGTTAGAAGAAGTTGAATCTTGGACGAATTATCCGGGAGGTGCGCCTGCGAATGTCGCTTGTGCGCTAGCCAAATTGGGGACAGCCGCAGGTTTCATCGGTTGCATCGGACGCGACGAGTGGGGAGAAAGCTTAGTGCGACTGCTCGAGGAGATTGGTGTAGATGCAGTAGGAGTTCAGCGCCACCCGACCGCGCCGACGCGCATCGTCTACGTGCTGAGGGACGACGCGGGGGAGTGCAGTTTTGCCGGATTCGATCTCTACGAAACCACCGAGTTTGCAGACGCTTATTTAAGCGCGTCGCAGTTACCGCTCGCTTGGATTCAAGCGGCCGATTTTTTGGTGTTGGGGGCGTTAGAGCTAGCGTATCCGCAAACGCGGGCGGCGATCGCGCGCGCCCTGGAAGTCGCAGAAGCATCGAATACGGCGATCTTTATTGACGTGAACCGGCGCGATCGCTTTTGGCCCAATCAGTGTCAATCTTTTCAACTGACCCAACAACTGGTCGAACGCGCTAACTTTTTAAAATGTACCGACGAAGAAGCGATGTGGTTGTTCAATACTACCGATGCTGGGATCATTGCTAAATGCCTCGATCGCGTTCGCGGCGTGTTAGTAACGGGGGGAGATCGCGGCTGTTCTTATTGGTTTCGGGGTGGCGAAGGCGAGCTACCGGGCTTTAATGTCACGATTGAAGATGCAACAGGAGCCGGAGACGGGTTCAGCGCCGGAATTCTCCATCAGCTATGCCAGCGAGGACTCGACTGTCTGGATAACCCTAAAATCCTGCGCGAAATCGTTCGGTATGCTAGCGCTGTGGGTGCGATGACCGTGATGAAGCCCGGTGCGATCGACGCTCAGCCGTCGGCGGTTGAAGTGACCCAGTTTTTAGCCGATTGGTCGGAAACGACTTCTGGGAGCGCTCAACCGGTTTTTTTAAAGACCAACCGATAA
- the upp gene encoding uracil phosphoribosyltransferase translates to MTSQLRIYVPDHPLIKHWLAVARDRDTPSVLFRSAMVELGRWLTYEASRSWLPVEETTVYTPLAETAATVIDPRVPTAIVPILRAGLALIEGAQSVMPLASIYHLGLVRDEETLEPSCYLNKLPDRFDAGTRILILEPMLATGGSIAAAMEAIVARGGDPASIRIISIVAAPPALQKLSQKYPQLNIYSAIIDEGVNEKGYIVPGLGDAGDRAFGT, encoded by the coding sequence ATGACTTCTCAACTGCGCATTTACGTGCCAGATCACCCCTTAATTAAACATTGGCTTGCGGTAGCCCGCGATCGCGATACGCCTTCAGTTCTCTTTCGCAGCGCGATGGTAGAGCTAGGGCGCTGGTTGACTTACGAAGCAAGTCGCTCCTGGCTGCCCGTGGAAGAAACAACCGTGTACACCCCGCTAGCAGAAACCGCAGCAACAGTTATCGATCCCAGAGTACCAACGGCGATTGTCCCCATTTTACGCGCGGGCTTAGCTTTAATCGAAGGCGCTCAGAGCGTGATGCCTTTAGCCTCGATTTACCATCTCGGATTGGTTCGCGATGAAGAAACCCTAGAGCCAAGCTGCTACCTCAATAAACTGCCCGATCGCTTTGACGCAGGAACTCGGATTTTGATTCTCGAGCCGATGCTGGCTACCGGCGGTTCGATTGCAGCGGCGATGGAAGCAATTGTCGCACGAGGCGGCGATCCGGCTTCGATTCGCATTATCTCAATTGTTGCTGCCCCGCCCGCTTTGCAAAAGCTCAGTCAAAAGTATCCTCAATTGAATATTTACAGCGCCATCATTGACGAAGGGGTAAACGAGAAAGGCTATATTGTTCCGGGTTTGGGCGATGCGGGCGATCGCGCTTTTGGAACTTAA
- a CDS encoding P-II family nitrogen regulator: MKKVEAIIRPFKLDEVKIALVNAGIVGMTVSEVRGFGRQKGQTERYRGSEYTVEFLQKLKVEIVIEDNQVDMVVEKVIAAARTGEIGDGKIFISPVEKIIRIRTGEENLEAV, encoded by the coding sequence TTGAAAAAGGTAGAAGCGATTATCCGTCCTTTTAAACTCGATGAAGTTAAAATTGCTCTCGTCAATGCTGGTATCGTTGGGATGACCGTTTCTGAGGTGCGAGGATTCGGCCGTCAGAAGGGACAAACCGAACGCTATCGAGGCTCTGAGTATACCGTTGAGTTTTTGCAAAAGCTTAAAGTCGAGATTGTCATTGAAGACAACCAAGTTGATATGGTCGTCGAAAAGGTGATCGCGGCTGCCCGAACAGGAGAAATTGGCGATGGGAAAATCTTTATTTCTCCTGTCGAAAAGATTATCCGCATTCGCACGGGAGAGGAAAATCTGGAGGCTGTTTAA
- a CDS encoding CBS domain-containing protein — MQSFLEFCGEGFSDGSENLKPRRSLFPQNAMLSHLLRPEIWLDKILEDQSLTIGCDASIEEAIAAMNQARSSYILIIEGRKLEGIFTERDVVKFAGSPLSRLDVPISQAMTRNPLCIERDRLDNIFKAIDLMRVHCIHYLPIVDSAENLLGTITPERIRAILQPTDLLEMRRVVDVVSDSAGIRDAARVLSVPATASALETVQLMLDTGKSSIVIVAPTADNTFLPIGILTERDIVRFKANKLDLASLSCGEVMSSPVFSVSLETTLWKAHEIMRDRGIRRLAIVADSGALTGIVTQSNILQALDPAQLRLTVQQMQLIVSQTIQELQETNERLKSELQQRQQIEEQLRQLNQRLEEQSQRQLLKLIHSEKMAALGQLMAGIAHDLSGPISAMKVSASNLSEGFGIAKFEKLLAFLQSLPPEVQKDFWLMIGSAKQTLVRRSRRHIVQLQDDICQQLEEESIDGADEIAEILVEIGIEDSLEQFKALLRHPNCEQTLDWVVQLVGLQKSLQVANTATEQTVSAITALKNYVRQDFTEEKIPARITEGIDTVLTLYQNAFKHGIELHKNCDESLPEILCYPSDLKQVWMNLIQNSLYAMAGQGTLTIEVQRQDDFVRVHIQDSGTGIPKEIQETIFQPFFTTKPLGEGGGLGLNIVKQIIEKHEGIICLNSVPGKTIFTILLPFKIPT; from the coding sequence GTGCAATCTTTTCTCGAATTTTGCGGCGAAGGCTTCTCTGACGGCTCGGAAAATCTCAAACCGCGCAGGAGTCTATTTCCTCAAAATGCTATGCTTTCTCATCTTCTCCGTCCCGAAATTTGGCTCGATAAAATCCTGGAGGACCAGTCTTTAACAATCGGTTGCGATGCTTCGATTGAGGAGGCGATCGCGGCAATGAATCAAGCGCGATCGAGCTATATCCTAATCATCGAAGGGCGCAAGCTCGAAGGCATTTTTACCGAACGCGACGTAGTGAAATTCGCCGGAAGCCCACTCTCGCGTCTCGACGTGCCGATTTCGCAAGCGATGACTCGAAATCCGCTCTGTATCGAGCGCGATCGTCTCGATAATATCTTTAAAGCGATCGACTTGATGCGTGTCCATTGCATCCACTACCTTCCCATCGTCGATTCTGCCGAGAACCTCCTCGGAACGATTACCCCGGAACGCATTCGAGCCATCCTTCAGCCCACAGATTTGCTCGAGATGCGCCGCGTTGTCGATGTAGTTAGCGATTCCGCAGGGATCCGCGACGCGGCACGCGTCCTCAGCGTCCCCGCGACTGCTTCCGCCTTGGAAACCGTCCAACTGATGCTTGACACGGGCAAAAGTAGCATTGTCATCGTCGCCCCCACCGCTGACAATACCTTCCTGCCGATCGGAATTCTGACGGAACGAGATATTGTACGTTTTAAAGCCAACAAACTCGATCTCGCCAGCCTCTCTTGCGGCGAAGTTATGAGTTCTCCTGTGTTTAGTGTTTCCCTGGAAACAACGCTCTGGAAAGCTCACGAAATCATGCGCGATCGCGGTATCCGGCGTTTAGCGATCGTGGCTGATAGCGGCGCTCTAACCGGCATTGTAACTCAAAGTAACATTTTGCAAGCATTAGATCCGGCGCAATTGCGCCTAACTGTTCAACAAATGCAACTCATCGTTTCTCAGACAATCCAGGAGTTACAGGAAACAAACGAACGGCTGAAAAGCGAACTCCAACAGCGCCAACAGATCGAAGAACAATTGCGGCAACTGAATCAACGCTTAGAAGAACAAAGTCAGCGGCAATTACTCAAGTTGATCCATTCAGAAAAAATGGCAGCCCTCGGACAATTGATGGCTGGAATTGCTCACGATTTGAGCGGCCCCATCTCAGCAATGAAGGTCTCTGCATCGAATCTGAGTGAAGGATTTGGCATCGCTAAGTTTGAGAAATTGCTCGCCTTTCTTCAATCCCTTCCACCAGAAGTTCAGAAAGATTTTTGGTTAATGATTGGCTCTGCAAAACAGACGCTAGTGCGGCGCTCTCGCCGCCATATCGTTCAATTACAGGACGACATTTGCCAGCAGCTAGAAGAAGAATCAATCGATGGTGCGGATGAGATCGCAGAAATTTTAGTGGAGATAGGTATTGAAGACAGTCTCGAACAATTTAAGGCACTTTTACGACATCCCAATTGCGAGCAAACTTTAGATTGGGTCGTCCAATTAGTCGGCCTCCAAAAAAGTCTCCAAGTCGCGAATACTGCCACCGAACAAACTGTATCTGCGATTACAGCACTTAAGAATTACGTGCGTCAGGATTTTACTGAAGAAAAGATTCCCGCTCGTATTACGGAGGGTATTGATACGGTCTTAACGTTATATCAAAATGCTTTTAAACACGGGATAGAGTTGCATAAAAATTGCGATGAATCTCTTCCCGAAATTCTCTGTTACCCGAGCGATCTCAAACAAGTATGGATGAATTTAATTCAAAATTCTCTCTATGCAATGGCAGGACAAGGAACGCTGACTATTGAAGTACAAAGACAAGATGACTTTGTGCGAGTGCATATCCAAGATAGCGGTACGGGGATTCCAAAAGAAATTCAAGAAACAATTTTTCAACCTTTTTTCACAACTAAACCTTTAGGAGAAGGGGGAGGATTGGGGTTAAACATTGTGAAACAGATTATTGAAAAACACGAAGGAATAATCTGTTTGAATAGCGTTCCTGGAAAAACGATATTCACAATTTTGTTACCTTTTAAAATCCCAACTTAA